A window of the Campylobacter massiliensis genome harbors these coding sequences:
- a CDS encoding tetratricopeptide repeat protein: MQLFYDLFVKFGLNLSQKSIKYYIKFKWSNVMRKILLVFAIASSLSMACAEQTNLEAEKLQSECYKSDNKKAGVSCSNLGLLYYNGKGVEQNYKKAIELYSRACNLKIGAGCSNLGLMYTGGKGVEQDYQKAIELYVKACNMKIGGACHNLAVMYADGSGVKQDHKVAFELYTKACDLNEGAGCFNLANFYLYGEIVKQNSQKTSELYFKACRLGVGWGCYNLGRLYDNGDGVTQDNKKASEVYLKACNLNHAMGCNKLGVMYEKGRGFYKDYKIASELYLKACNLGESEACSSIRSFYEYGVEGIVQDKKVAKEYYRKGCDLGNKVGCDLNEKVGCDLGYKVSCDKYKNWITKNK; the protein is encoded by the coding sequence ATGCAACTTTTTTATGATTTATTTGTTAAATTTGGTTTAAATTTAAGCCAAAAATCCATAAAATACTATATAAAATTTAAATGGAGTAATGTCATGAGGAAGATCTTGTTGGTGTTTGCGATTGCGAGTAGTTTGTCTATGGCTTGTGCGGAACAGACGAATCTTGAAGCAGAAAAATTACAAAGTGAATGCTATAAATCAGATAATAAAAAAGCTGGGGTAAGTTGCTCTAATCTTGGGCTTTTATATTATAATGGCAAAGGTGTTGAGCAAAATTATAAAAAAGCGATCGAATTATATTCTAGGGCATGCAACCTAAAAATTGGTGCCGGATGTTCTAATCTGGGGCTTATGTATACAGGTGGCAAAGGTGTAGAACAGGATTATCAGAAAGCAATTGAACTATATGTTAAAGCTTGCAATATGAAAATTGGTGGAGCGTGTCATAATCTTGCTGTTATGTATGCAGATGGTAGTGGTGTAAAACAGGATCATAAAGTGGCATTCGAGCTATACACTAAAGCTTGTGATTTGAATGAGGGGGCAGGATGTTTTAATCTTGCAAACTTTTATTTATATGGGGAAATTGTAAAACAAAATTCGCAAAAAACAAGCGAGTTATACTTTAAGGCTTGTAGGCTTGGTGTAGGATGGGGTTGCTATAATCTAGGACGATTGTATGATAACGGCGATGGTGTAACTCAGGATAACAAAAAGGCAAGCGAGGTATATTTAAAGGCTTGCAATTTGAATCATGCTATGGGATGCAATAAGCTCGGGGTTATGTATGAAAAAGGGAGAGGTTTTTATAAAGATTATAAAATAGCGAGTGAATTATACCTAAAGGCTTGCAATCTTGGAGAGAGCGAAGCCTGTTCTAGTATTAGAAGTTTTTATGAATATGGCGTAGAAGGTATAGTGCAGGACAAAAAAGTAGCCAAAGAGTACTATCGTAAGGGTTGTGATTTGGGCAATAAAGTCGGTTGTGATTTGAATGAGAAAGTCGGTTGCGACTTAGGCTATAAAGTCAGTTGTGATAAATATAAAAATTGGATAACTAAAAATAAATGA
- a CDS encoding energy transducer TonB: MRYFLVSLVLNLALLFLPLNSRPIEIAKPQETIKIKLNLTEEEPSKETREYVPPQSAEPFERPQETQPEPVKFEPEPEPEISRPEPKPVESEPIKPKEEKKQPPKPKIKKQISPKPAQAVKDEPKFEPTLAPAPTQILPAEQSAQPSSNLTPAKQPAAQKSGEAKEQNACKEGVGFTVAREPEAKYPKKAIMLRLSGTFKVEVDFKFEGQIQIIAVRGKNKIFNDEAVKITKELEIKALKNISHCIITKPYEFKTEE, translated from the coding sequence ATGCGCTATTTTCTAGTCTCGCTCGTCCTAAATTTAGCTCTACTTTTTTTGCCGTTAAACTCGCGCCCAATAGAGATCGCAAAACCGCAAGAAACGATAAAGATCAAGCTAAATTTGACGGAAGAAGAGCCCAGCAAAGAGACTAGAGAGTATGTGCCGCCTCAAAGCGCAGAGCCATTTGAAAGGCCGCAAGAAACGCAACCCGAACCGGTCAAATTTGAGCCCGAGCCCGAGCCCGAAATTTCACGACCTGAGCCAAAGCCTGTAGAGAGCGAACCTATAAAACCAAAAGAGGAGAAAAAGCAACCGCCAAAACCGAAAATAAAAAAACAAATCTCGCCAAAGCCCGCGCAAGCGGTAAAAGACGAGCCTAAATTTGAACCCACACTCGCGCCCGCGCCGACTCAAATTTTACCCGCCGAGCAAAGCGCGCAGCCTAGCTCAAATTTAACTCCCGCAAAGCAACCCGCCGCGCAAAAGAGCGGCGAAGCAAAAGAGCAAAACGCATGTAAAGAGGGCGTGGGCTTTACCGTGGCGCGCGAGCCGGAGGCTAAATATCCCAAAAAAGCGATCATGCTGCGGCTAAGCGGGACGTTTAAGGTCGAAGTCGATTTTAAATTTGAAGGGCAGATACAGATCATAGCCGTGCGCGGGAAAAATAAAATCTTTAACGACGAGGCGGTAAAAATAACAAAGGAGTTAGAAATTAAAGCGTTAAAAAATATATCACACTGTATAATTACCAAACCTTACGAGTTCAAAACGGAGGAATAG
- a CDS encoding ABC transporter ATP-binding protein, with protein sequence MKVEKLCFSYGKKEILKNVNLSLKNGRFVGILGPNGCGKSTLLKNILRILSPNSGVITLENKKLEDYSLKELAKILGFVPQKTVLSMPLTVEDIVLTGRFCHLKSQFSGYDANDIAKTYEIMRLLDVERFAKRSAHSLSGGEFQRVLLARALVSEPKILLLDEPTSALDLNYGVQMLKICENLTRELNLLSVAVLHDLNLAAMFCDELVMLKDGEIRYAGTAKQLYTKEILYEIYGLNCEILEHDDMPFVVPVKR encoded by the coding sequence GTGAAAGTAGAAAAACTATGCTTTAGCTACGGCAAAAAAGAGATACTAAAAAACGTAAATTTAAGCCTCAAAAACGGTCGATTCGTAGGGATTTTGGGCCCAAACGGCTGCGGCAAATCCACTCTTTTAAAAAATATCCTAAGAATTTTATCGCCAAATAGCGGCGTAATAACCCTGGAAAACAAAAAGCTGGAGGATTATTCGCTAAAAGAGCTGGCTAAAATTTTAGGCTTCGTGCCGCAAAAAACGGTTTTAAGCATGCCTCTTACGGTCGAGGACATCGTGCTGACGGGGCGCTTTTGCCATCTAAAAAGCCAGTTTAGCGGATACGACGCAAACGATATTGCAAAAACCTACGAGATCATGCGCCTGCTTGACGTAGAGCGGTTTGCCAAACGCAGCGCCCACTCTTTAAGCGGCGGCGAATTTCAGCGCGTACTACTAGCTAGAGCGCTAGTTAGCGAGCCAAAGATTTTGCTTCTTGACGAGCCTACGAGCGCGCTAGATCTAAACTACGGGGTTCAGATGCTAAAGATCTGCGAAAATTTAACTAGAGAGCTAAATTTACTCTCCGTAGCAGTGCTGCACGATCTAAATTTAGCCGCTATGTTTTGCGACGAGCTCGTAATGCTAAAAGACGGCGAGATACGCTATGCAGGCACGGCAAAGCAGCTTTATACGAAAGAAATTTTATATGAAATTTACGGGCTAAACTGCGAAATTTTAGAACACGACGACATGCCGTTCGTAGTGCCCGTAAAGCGATAA
- a CDS encoding Dps family protein yields the protein MSKVVTQLNQIQADAHALFVKFHDYHWNVKGIQFFSVHEYTDKAYEDMAEIFDDVAERAIQLGGRAITKMEELNKLAHPKTDNKDSYTPTEVLKGILAEYEHLLVEFKKLEEVADEAKDSTTVAMAQDKIAKYEKAIWMLKATLA from the coding sequence ATGTCAAAAGTTGTTACTCAATTAAATCAAATTCAGGCCGACGCTCACGCGCTGTTCGTTAAATTTCACGACTATCACTGGAATGTAAAGGGTATTCAGTTCTTTAGCGTACACGAATATACAGACAAAGCCTATGAGGATATGGCAGAGATATTCGACGATGTCGCTGAGCGCGCTATACAGCTAGGCGGTAGAGCTATCACAAAGATGGAAGAGCTAAACAAACTTGCCCATCCAAAAACAGACAACAAAGATAGCTACACTCCAACCGAAGTTTTAAAAGGCATTTTAGCTGAGTATGAGCACCTTTTAGTAGAGTTTAAAAAGCTTGAGGAGGTAGCCGACGAAGCGAAAGATAGTACAACCGTAGCTATGGCACAAGATAAAATCGCAAAATATGAAAAAGCTATCTGGATGCTAAAAGCCACTTTAGCTTAA
- a CDS encoding FecCD family ABC transporter permease, which translates to MPTKNGVTAVLAVLTALLFIFSLSLGGADISWQDIIKFASGGEIDEIKETILLEIRLPRVIMAFLIGMLLASSGVVVQSVFLNPLADPYIIGIASAATFGAVAAYLLKLPDFYYGVFAFFSAAILSVLIFKLSKKGKSIATLLIIGIAFSSFLGAFTSFATYLIGEDSFKIVAWMMGYVGSANWEKIAYISVPLVLSMAYFYFKRFELNVILSGDEEAQSLGVDVEKMKKRLLIVSSLAVAFSVAFTGMIGFVGLIIPHTLRMILKTSSNIILIPISAFAGGFFLLACDTIGKSVLSPTEVPIGVVTAFFGAPFFLFLAIRSSRSI; encoded by the coding sequence ATGCCTACTAAAAACGGAGTTACGGCGGTTTTGGCGGTGCTTACGGCGCTGCTTTTTATATTTTCGCTTAGTCTCGGCGGAGCCGATATCTCGTGGCAAGATATAATCAAATTTGCAAGCGGCGGCGAGATAGACGAGATAAAAGAAACCATCCTGCTAGAAATCCGCCTGCCGCGCGTCATCATGGCCTTTTTAATCGGTATGCTTCTAGCAAGCTCCGGCGTCGTCGTGCAAAGCGTGTTTTTAAACCCACTAGCCGACCCCTACATCATCGGCATCGCCTCCGCCGCGACCTTTGGCGCCGTGGCGGCTTATCTTTTAAAGCTGCCCGATTTTTACTACGGAGTGTTTGCTTTTTTTAGCGCGGCGATACTTTCGGTGCTGATCTTTAAACTCTCCAAAAAAGGCAAATCCATCGCCACGCTTCTTATCATCGGTATCGCGTTTTCGTCGTTTTTGGGCGCGTTTACGAGCTTTGCGACTTACCTCATCGGCGAGGATAGCTTTAAGATAGTAGCGTGGATGATGGGCTACGTAGGCTCGGCAAACTGGGAAAAGATCGCCTACATCAGCGTTCCTCTCGTGCTATCTATGGCGTATTTTTACTTTAAGCGATTTGAGTTAAACGTCATACTAAGCGGCGACGAAGAGGCTCAAAGTCTAGGCGTGGACGTCGAAAAGATGAAAAAACGCCTACTTATCGTTTCATCCTTAGCCGTGGCGTTTTCGGTAGCGTTTACGGGCATGATAGGCTTTGTGGGGCTCATCATCCCGCATACGCTACGCATGATACTAAAAACCTCGAGTAACATCATTTTGATACCTATTAGCGCCTTTGCGGGCGGGTTTTTCCTGCTAGCCTGCGACACGATAGGCAAAAGCGTCCTAAGCCCGACCGAGGTGCCTATCGGCGTGGTTACGGCGTTTTTCGGCGCTCCGTTTTTTCTATTTTTAGCTATCCGTTCAAGCAGGAGCATATAA
- a CDS encoding ABC transporter substrate-binding protein, which yields MKKVAAFLLAISCLLTNLTANAPKKLVVLDPSVVEIVYMLGAQDQLAAIATLQFSKIWPEDQTVKLKSVGTYTKPNIEQIVELKPDLVVTSFHSANVNESLAKFNLKTLTLKADSVGDIYKNIEEIGKVTGKEQKASEVVSEIKSKIDSFANSEVKGKKILAVFSSTPLTGFSSKTLPGDIFTKLGQKNIADNVEGSTPIVSTEFILSQNPDYIVVIGGMGGGGENFLKQKPGLKKTTAAKKGKVLTVPSSLLLRGTPRIGEAVDKFYEMLSK from the coding sequence ATGAAAAAAGTCGCGGCATTTTTACTTGCCATTAGTTGTCTTTTGACGAATCTAACCGCAAACGCGCCAAAAAAGCTAGTCGTGCTAGACCCTTCGGTCGTCGAGATAGTCTATATGCTAGGCGCGCAGGATCAGCTAGCGGCCATCGCTACGCTTCAGTTTTCTAAAATTTGGCCCGAGGATCAAACCGTAAAGCTAAAAAGCGTGGGCACCTACACGAAGCCAAATATCGAGCAAATCGTCGAGCTAAAGCCCGATCTCGTCGTCACTAGCTTTCACTCGGCAAACGTAAACGAGAGTCTTGCTAAATTTAACCTAAAAACACTCACGCTAAAAGCCGATAGCGTCGGCGATATATACAAAAATATCGAAGAAATCGGCAAAGTAACTGGCAAAGAGCAAAAAGCGAGCGAAGTCGTAAGCGAGATAAAATCCAAAATCGACTCTTTTGCAAACAGCGAGGTAAAGGGCAAAAAGATACTAGCGGTATTTTCCTCGACGCCGCTTACCGGCTTTAGCTCAAAGACGCTGCCGGGCGATATCTTTACCAAACTCGGACAAAAAAACATCGCCGATAACGTAGAGGGCTCGACTCCGATCGTCTCGACCGAGTTTATCTTATCGCAAAATCCGGACTACATCGTCGTTATCGGCGGTATGGGCGGGGGTGGCGAAAATTTCCTAAAACAAAAACCGGGGCTTAAAAAAACGACCGCCGCAAAAAAAGGCAAAGTACTCACCGTGCCCTCCTCGCTGCTACTTAGAGGAACGCCTCGCATAGGCGAAGCCGTAGATAAATTTTACGAGATGCTAAGCAAATAA
- a CDS encoding glucose-6-phosphate isomerase encodes MLKNELFFERTPLSAISSYAKRMNDELKGGEIGYYHLPEIGANLLNEIAEYEATLAHIKSVVLVGIGGSSLGVKALKTMLSGTKRSRERELYFLDNVDAFSFESVCESIKFDETLFIISSKSGTTIETITLFKCILERFRPSNLSANFIVITDPASPLEAYAKQNGVKFFNIPKNVGGRFSVLSAIGLVPLMLCGYDAAALLEGARACKRRFLEDGDDTLLQKAYHYATHKNAKINVIFSYGDRFLEFNDWYVQLWAESLGKKKGYKRYGLTPVGLIGSRDQHSFLQLIMDGVKDKTVSFIKVVAADTNTAIPSISLNGLEGCDFVNGLNLGELINAQCSATMHALVQEGISVDVIELERLDEASAGFLIYYFELLTSATGIMLGINTYDQPGVEVGKRILKTMLTAGK; translated from the coding sequence ATGCTAAAAAATGAGCTATTTTTCGAGCGTACGCCGCTAAGCGCGATCAGCTCCTACGCCAAACGCATGAACGACGAACTAAAAGGCGGCGAGATCGGCTACTATCATTTGCCCGAAATCGGCGCAAATTTGCTAAACGAAATCGCCGAATATGAGGCGACGCTCGCGCACATAAAAAGCGTCGTGCTAGTAGGCATCGGCGGTAGTAGTCTAGGCGTCAAGGCGCTAAAAACGATGCTATCAGGCACTAAAAGGAGCCGCGAGCGAGAGCTTTATTTCCTCGATAACGTCGACGCCTTTAGCTTTGAGAGCGTTTGCGAGAGCATCAAATTTGATGAGACGCTTTTTATCATCTCGTCAAAATCAGGCACCACGATCGAGACGATCACGCTATTTAAATGCATCTTGGAGCGCTTTAGGCCCTCAAATTTGAGCGCAAATTTTATCGTTATAACCGATCCCGCCTCGCCGCTAGAAGCCTACGCGAAGCAAAACGGCGTCAAATTTTTTAATATCCCCAAAAACGTCGGCGGCAGATTTAGCGTGCTTAGCGCGATCGGGCTCGTGCCGCTGATGCTGTGCGGATACGATGCAGCGGCGCTGCTAGAGGGTGCGCGGGCGTGCAAAAGGCGATTTTTAGAGGACGGCGACGATACGCTACTGCAAAAAGCCTACCACTACGCGACGCACAAAAACGCCAAGATCAACGTGATATTTAGCTACGGCGATAGATTTCTGGAGTTTAACGACTGGTACGTGCAGCTGTGGGCGGAGAGTCTAGGCAAGAAAAAGGGCTACAAACGCTACGGACTCACGCCCGTCGGACTCATCGGCTCGCGCGATCAGCACAGCTTTTTGCAGCTCATCATGGACGGTGTGAAGGATAAAACGGTAAGCTTTATCAAAGTAGTCGCCGCAGACACAAACACTGCGATACCGAGCATTAGCCTAAACGGCCTTGAGGGCTGCGACTTCGTAAATGGGCTAAATTTGGGCGAGCTAATCAACGCCCAGTGTAGCGCCACAATGCATGCGCTCGTGCAAGAAGGCATCAGCGTAGACGTCATCGAGCTTGAGCGGCTAGACGAGGCGAGTGCGGGATTTTTGATTTATTATTTCGAACTTCTCACGTCCGCTACAGGCATAATGCTAGGCATAAACACCTACGATCAGCCGGGCGTCGAGGTCGGCAAACGCATACTAAAGACGATGCTAACGGCGGGCAAGTAA
- the galU gene encoding UTP--glucose-1-phosphate uridylyltransferase GalU — protein sequence MIQTCLFPAAGYGTRFLPATKSLPKEMLPILTKPLIHYGVDEALEAGMKNMAFITGRGKRALEDYFDISYELEHQISGTNKEHLLVDIRELMARCTFSFTRQESMRGLGNAIHTGKVLVRDEPFGVVLADDLCINEEGEGVLSQMVKIYEKYRCSIVAVMEVPIEQSKNYGIVTGRAIEDDLLMVSDMVEKPDPKEAPSNLAVIGRYILTPDIFTILERTKPGKNGEVQITDALKEQAKDGMVLAYKFKGKRFDCGSVEGFVQATNFFYELGKNAKK from the coding sequence ATGATACAAACTTGTTTATTTCCGGCTGCGGGCTACGGCACGAGATTTTTGCCCGCGACTAAATCGCTACCAAAAGAGATGCTGCCGATCCTAACCAAGCCGCTCATTCACTACGGCGTGGATGAGGCGCTAGAGGCTGGCATGAAAAATATGGCTTTCATCACGGGTCGCGGCAAACGCGCGCTGGAGGATTATTTCGATATCAGCTACGAGCTCGAGCATCAGATCTCCGGCACAAACAAAGAGCACCTGCTCGTAGATATCCGCGAGCTGATGGCGCGCTGCACGTTTTCATTCACGCGTCAAGAGAGCATGCGAGGCCTAGGAAACGCGATCCACACGGGTAAAGTCCTCGTGCGAGACGAGCCCTTTGGCGTGGTGCTAGCCGACGACCTCTGCATCAACGAAGAGGGCGAAGGCGTACTATCTCAAATGGTAAAAATCTACGAAAAGTACCGCTGCAGCATCGTCGCCGTGATGGAGGTGCCGATCGAACAGAGCAAAAACTATGGCATCGTCACGGGCCGCGCGATCGAGGACGATCTGCTCATGGTTAGCGACATGGTCGAAAAACCAGATCCCAAAGAAGCTCCGAGCAACCTAGCCGTCATCGGCCGCTATATCCTCACACCTGACATCTTCACGATCCTAGAGCGCACCAAGCCCGGCAAAAACGGCGAAGTGCAAATCACCGACGCACTAAAAGAGCAAGCCAAAGACGGCATGGTGCTGGCGTATAAATTTAAGGGCAAGCGCTTTGACTGCGGTAGCGTCGAGGGCTTCGTGCAGGCGACTAATTTTTTCTACGAGCTAGGCAAAAATGCTAAAAAATGA
- a CDS encoding flavodoxin family protein: MKKIVIYTSATGNTEKVGLAIANELGCEAIKFTEDLHLNLDGYDFIALGFYVDKGDAEPKFKRFLREIKGKKTGVFMTLGMDPEHEHAMNCLEKAKVVLREGENEILREFYCQGAIDPKVIEQLRKMGEAAPNDPRYAVTPEREARWARAATHPDANDLENAKAAFRGI, from the coding sequence ATGAAAAAAATAGTTATCTACACGAGCGCGACTGGAAATACCGAAAAAGTCGGTCTTGCCATCGCAAACGAGCTTGGCTGTGAGGCGATCAAATTTACCGAGGATCTGCACCTAAATTTGGACGGTTACGACTTTATCGCGCTTGGATTTTACGTCGATAAGGGCGACGCGGAGCCTAAATTTAAACGCTTTTTACGCGAGATAAAGGGCAAAAAAACGGGCGTTTTCATGACGCTTGGCATGGATCCCGAGCACGAGCACGCGATGAACTGCCTAGAAAAGGCAAAAGTCGTGCTACGCGAGGGCGAGAATGAAATTTTACGCGAGTTTTACTGCCAAGGCGCGATCGATCCAAAAGTCATCGAGCAACTACGCAAAATGGGCGAAGCAGCACCAAACGACCCGCGCTACGCCGTGACTCCTGAGCGCGAAGCCAGATGGGCTAGAGCCGCAACTCACCCAGACGCAAACGACCTAGAAAACGCAAAAGCGGCGTTTAGAGGGATATAA
- a CDS encoding TonB-dependent receptor → MITKSSKGAIALSLIASINLYAAEGGSTRLDATVITTTGFESALKDEARNVTVITQEDAKNRGYRDLEEILDKAAGVSFVNWGAGTTVDMRGQGNQSNIAVKVLVNGVGAMNMIDSTPNPVRVNLIPIEDIERVEIIPGGGAVLYGNGTRGGVINIITKTRPRDFYAGVSSKLGSYGYKDLNLNVGGTVAERLFLKANVKGFKENTYRYGGDINGKYASLGITYKISDFQSISINPSYYKEKQSISPSPTKAQLAQNRRSAGAGENSANVLKRVGVSGDYSVNFEKIEASVTPFYQKIETTLDDSKFNDKKYGANFKAKYKYGSGNFIGGYDYQKNTGDRFLDFATGPMKFNYIYDIEKITHSFYFLETHDFTDVFSLSAGARYENADYDIFSNQKRIMGNSVLPVAGMPMRGNKKNNNYAYEITPNFKYSDSGNLYFKFERGFISPTPVQLIDKINRTTYRINNLKSEVYQTYETGVKDLVWGQFISATLFLTDTKDEIGRQTLGPSITDGWRYYNLTKTRRYGAELYAEQYLLDSLRLSQTFSYVKAKISSGADKGKEIPYVQKSKFILGIDYEPIRKFKILTDIKYGSSHKTASYKKVNGRTTVDLGVSYGTLKGFTIAAGVKNLLDKKYDIDIDVPARDRNYYVEFKYAY, encoded by the coding sequence ATGATTACCAAATCAAGCAAAGGAGCTATCGCGCTTTCGCTGATAGCGAGCATAAATTTATACGCCGCAGAGGGCGGCTCTACGAGACTAGACGCCACCGTTATAACTACGACGGGCTTTGAGAGCGCGCTAAAAGACGAAGCCAGAAACGTGACGGTAATAACTCAAGAGGACGCGAAAAACCGCGGATATCGCGATTTAGAGGAAATTTTAGATAAAGCCGCGGGAGTTAGCTTCGTAAACTGGGGCGCGGGTACTACGGTGGACATGCGAGGTCAGGGCAATCAATCAAACATCGCCGTCAAGGTGCTGGTTAACGGCGTAGGTGCAATGAATATGATCGACTCCACACCAAATCCAGTGCGGGTAAATTTGATCCCTATCGAAGATATCGAGCGAGTGGAAATAATCCCCGGCGGTGGAGCCGTGCTCTACGGCAACGGCACTAGGGGCGGCGTCATAAACATTATAACAAAGACCAGACCTAGGGATTTTTACGCGGGAGTCTCAAGCAAGCTTGGCTCCTACGGCTACAAAGACTTAAATTTAAACGTAGGTGGCACCGTAGCCGAGCGACTGTTTTTAAAGGCTAACGTAAAGGGCTTTAAAGAAAACACGTATAGATACGGCGGCGACATCAACGGCAAATATGCAAGCCTAGGCATAACCTATAAAATTTCGGATTTTCAAAGTATCTCGATAAATCCAAGCTACTATAAAGAAAAACAAAGCATCTCTCCAAGCCCGACCAAGGCTCAGCTAGCACAAAACAGAAGAAGTGCGGGTGCGGGCGAAAACTCTGCAAACGTGCTAAAAAGAGTAGGCGTTAGTGGGGATTACAGCGTAAATTTCGAAAAAATAGAAGCCAGCGTTACACCGTTTTATCAAAAAATAGAAACGACGCTGGACGACTCTAAATTTAACGACAAAAAATACGGAGCGAATTTCAAAGCCAAATACAAATACGGCAGCGGAAATTTTATCGGCGGCTACGACTATCAAAAAAACACCGGCGATAGATTTTTAGACTTTGCAACCGGACCTATGAAGTTTAACTACATCTACGATATAGAAAAGATAACGCACTCGTTTTATTTTCTAGAGACACACGATTTTACCGACGTTTTCTCGCTTAGCGCCGGAGCTAGATACGAAAATGCCGACTACGATATCTTTAGTAATCAAAAAAGAATAATGGGCAACTCCGTTTTACCGGTAGCCGGCATGCCTATGCGAGGAAACAAGAAAAACAACAACTACGCTTACGAGATAACGCCGAATTTTAAATATTCCGACAGCGGAAATTTGTATTTTAAATTTGAACGCGGCTTCATATCTCCTACGCCGGTGCAGCTAATAGACAAGATAAACCGCACAACGTACCGTATAAATAATCTAAAATCGGAAGTTTATCAGACCTACGAAACTGGCGTTAAAGATTTGGTTTGGGGTCAATTTATTAGCGCGACGCTATTTTTAACCGATACCAAAGACGAAATCGGCAGACAAACGCTGGGACCAAGCATCACCGACGGCTGGAGATACTACAACCTAACCAAAACCAGACGCTACGGCGCGGAGCTCTATGCGGAGCAGTACTTGCTAGATAGCCTAAGGCTTAGCCAAACCTTCTCCTACGTAAAGGCTAAAATTTCCTCAGGCGCCGACAAAGGCAAAGAGATCCCTTACGTGCAAAAGAGCAAATTTATACTAGGTATAGACTACGAACCGATTAGGAAATTTAAAATTTTGACCGATATAAAATACGGCTCTAGCCACAAGACGGCTTCGTATAAAAAAGTAAACGGAAGAACTACGGTCGATCTAGGCGTTAGCTACGGGACACTAAAGGGCTTTACCATAGCGGCGGGCGTGAAAAATTTGCTAGATAAAAAATACGACATCGACATAGACGTTCCCGCACGCGACAGAAACTACTACGTAGAGTTTAAGTATGCCTACTAA
- a CDS encoding radical SAM protein, whose product MFETRQKGHAGPTRPKKIKMATNAEVEKFLTEELPAQKDGVIYIHVPFCDNICSFCSMNRTKLEDELDSYTQYLLGEIEKYGKFPYLQAKNIRSVYFGGGTPTILKEKHLEPVITALRSNFNISDDCEFSLETTLHNLNLSKVRLLESLGVNRFSIGVQTFSDKGRKLLNRVHDKKSAIEHLKMIKQNFSGMVCTDIIFNYPDQTIDEVLEDARLVDELNIDSTSFYSLQLFEKSELAKTVSQDYYDVNYEHKLHNAFFEKLLGTGNYEVLEHTKFNRIGRDRYQYIRLSHQGADILPLGRGSGGKLGYYDIYNAKEKMRMINKVDDKQRAEGRLKSLFMYPKIDLAQVKSFVSDETFSALTEFFKKCESKGYMHIENGFLNYTTDGVFWGMSIGTEVANISQKDFE is encoded by the coding sequence ATGTTTGAAACCAGACAAAAGGGGCACGCAGGACCGACGCGTCCCAAAAAAATAAAAATGGCGACTAACGCCGAGGTGGAGAAATTTTTAACCGAGGAACTACCCGCGCAAAAGGACGGCGTGATCTATATCCACGTGCCTTTTTGCGATAATATCTGCTCGTTTTGCTCGATGAACCGCACAAAGCTAGAAGACGAGCTAGACAGCTACACGCAGTATCTGCTGGGCGAGATCGAAAAATACGGTAAATTTCCGTATCTGCAGGCTAAAAATATCCGTAGCGTCTATTTTGGCGGCGGAACTCCGACGATACTAAAAGAAAAGCACCTGGAACCGGTTATCACGGCTCTGCGATCAAATTTTAATATCTCGGACGACTGCGAATTTAGTCTAGAAACCACGCTGCATAATCTAAATTTGAGCAAAGTGCGCCTACTAGAAAGCTTAGGCGTAAACCGCTTTAGCATCGGCGTGCAGACCTTTTCGGACAAAGGCCGCAAGCTGCTAAACCGCGTCCACGACAAAAAAAGCGCGATAGAGCACCTAAAAATGATCAAGCAAAATTTTAGCGGCATGGTTTGCACGGACATTATCTTTAACTACCCAGACCAAACGATAGACGAGGTGCTAGAAGACGCCCGCCTAGTCGATGAGCTAAACATCGACAGCACGAGCTTTTATTCGCTTCAGCTTTTTGAGAAATCAGAGCTTGCAAAGACGGTCTCGCAGGACTACTACGACGTAAACTACGAGCATAAGCTACACAACGCTTTCTTTGAAAAGCTACTGGGCACGGGCAACTACGAGGTGCTAGAGCATACTAAATTTAACCGCATCGGCCGCGACCGCTATCAGTATATCCGCCTAAGCCACCAAGGCGCCGATATCCTGCCGCTTGGAAGAGGCTCGGGCGGAAAGCTGGGCTACTACGACATCTACAACGCTAAAGAAAAAATGCGTATGATAAACAAAGTAGACGACAAGCAGCGCGCCGAGGGACGGCTAAAAAGCCTCTTTATGTACCCGAAAATCGACCTCGCGCAGGTAAAAAGCTTTGTTAGCGACGAGACCTTTAGCGCGCTAACGGAATTTTTCAAAAAATGCGAAAGCAAAGGCTATATGCACATAGAAAACGGCTTTTTAAACTACACGACGGACGGCGTATTTTGGGGTATGTCGATCGGCACCGAAGTAGCAAATATCTCACAAAAGGACTTTGAATGA